In a genomic window of Lusitaniella coriacea LEGE 07157:
- a CDS encoding glycosyltransferase yields MPKNFWFTDDSDSDLDPIASLLSEWSDPEEDEEEFRSDFFQGLEGRRGKAALALMMIWGITIALHLVSWGFWLVIACSILVVVQVLRLFTARPQSDPHPQERDRALTHTPSVSLLVAAKNEEAVVAKLVKMLCDLDYPKDKYDVWMVDDHSTDRTPEILDQLAKEYQQLKVLHRPAGAGGGKSGALNEALALSQGEIVAVFDADASVSTDMLRRVVPMFEKPRLGAVQVRKAVANAPLNFWTKGQRAEMALDSYFQQQRIALGGIGELRGNGQFVRRKSLESCGGWNEQTITDDLDLTLRLHLDRWNIGFCLDPVVEEEGVTTARALWHQRSRWAEGGYQRYLDYWRLIASNRLGWSKSTDLLLFVLIHYILPTAAIPDFLMVVTRHHFPILAPLSGTILLGSVLAMFQGLYRIEKQKKFSLSLLVEIIVQTVRGMIYLLHWLVVMPVTTGRMSVRPKKLKWVKTVHQGSAEESFEVT; encoded by the coding sequence ATGCCCAAAAATTTCTGGTTTACCGACGATTCTGACAGCGATCTAGACCCGATTGCTTCCCTCCTATCCGAATGGTCCGATCCTGAAGAAGACGAAGAAGAATTTAGAAGCGATTTTTTCCAGGGACTCGAAGGGCGTAGAGGGAAAGCAGCACTGGCTTTAATGATGATTTGGGGAATTACTATCGCTCTCCATCTCGTTTCTTGGGGATTTTGGCTGGTCATTGCTTGTAGCATTTTAGTCGTCGTGCAAGTGCTTCGGCTATTTACGGCGCGCCCTCAGAGCGATCCCCATCCCCAAGAGCGCGATCGCGCCCTAACCCATACCCCTTCGGTTTCCCTACTCGTAGCAGCAAAAAACGAAGAAGCAGTTGTCGCAAAATTGGTCAAAATGCTGTGCGATCTCGACTATCCAAAAGATAAGTATGACGTTTGGATGGTGGACGATCACAGCACCGATCGAACCCCAGAAATTTTAGACCAACTTGCCAAAGAATATCAACAATTAAAAGTCCTGCATCGCCCCGCAGGAGCAGGAGGCGGTAAATCCGGAGCGCTCAACGAAGCCCTAGCCCTGTCTCAGGGAGAGATCGTCGCCGTTTTCGATGCAGATGCCTCCGTGTCAACCGATATGCTGCGGCGCGTCGTCCCGATGTTTGAGAAACCCAGATTGGGAGCCGTACAAGTCCGCAAAGCCGTCGCCAACGCCCCCCTCAACTTTTGGACAAAAGGACAACGGGCAGAAATGGCGCTCGACAGCTATTTCCAACAACAACGCATTGCTCTGGGCGGAATTGGCGAACTGCGAGGTAACGGTCAATTCGTTCGTCGCAAATCCTTAGAAAGTTGTGGCGGTTGGAACGAACAAACCATCACCGACGATCTAGACTTAACCCTCCGCCTGCACCTCGATCGATGGAATATTGGATTTTGCCTCGATCCCGTTGTTGAAGAAGAAGGAGTGACCACAGCACGCGCCCTTTGGCATCAGCGCAGTCGCTGGGCGGAAGGTGGCTATCAACGCTACCTCGATTATTGGCGCTTGATTGCCAGCAATCGTTTGGGATGGAGCAAAAGCACCGATCTACTCCTCTTTGTCCTAATCCATTACATCTTGCCCACGGCTGCCATCCCGGATTTTTTGATGGTCGTCACGCGCCACCATTTTCCCATTCTTGCCCCACTGTCCGGCACAATCCTATTGGGATCGGTATTGGCAATGTTCCAGGGACTATATCGCATTGAAAAACAGAAAAAGTTCAGCCTATCCCTTTTGGTTGAGATTATCGTGCAAACCGTTCGGGGCATGATTTATCTGTTGCATTGGTTAGTGGTTATGCCCGTGACAACGGGACGGATGTCCGTTCGACCCAAAAAGCTCAAATGGGTAAAAACCGTCCATCAGGGCAGTGCAGAAGAGAGTTTTGAGGTGACTTAA
- a CDS encoding GTPase family protein, whose product MTEQRDSSTPPSKDEIADRESFSITGIFDRATTRITKLFPLKQITQTLEGWFNVSEEEMAEILERVRAELPTTEALLLGKPQAGKSSIVRGLTGVSVEIIGQGFRPHTQHTERYAYPSDDLPLLIFTDTVGLGDSDRATPAIIEELSADLQRETDCARILILTVKINDFATESLRQITQQLRKTYPNLPCLLAVTCLHEMYSPDTEDHPDYPPQDAEIERAFSALQESFEGLCDRAVLIDFTLEEDGYTPVFYGLEALVDALADLLPEAEARTIYQLLDREASEQLGNLYRDVGRRYILSFSVIAATFAAVPLPFATMPVLTAVQVSLVGLLGKLYGQTLTPSQAGGVASAIAGGFLAQAIGRELIKFVPGFGSAIAASWAAAYTWALGEGACVYFGDLMGGKKPDPKKIQLAMKDAFAEAKERFKGIK is encoded by the coding sequence ATGACCGAGCAACGGGATTCTAGCACGCCACCCTCTAAAGACGAAATAGCCGATCGCGAGTCCTTTTCCATCACTGGAATCTTCGATCGCGCGACGACTCGCATCACAAAACTATTTCCCCTCAAACAAATTACGCAAACTCTAGAGGGATGGTTCAACGTCAGCGAAGAGGAGATGGCAGAAATTTTAGAGCGCGTGCGCGCCGAACTGCCCACCACAGAAGCCTTACTCCTCGGAAAACCCCAAGCGGGGAAAAGCTCGATCGTGCGAGGGCTAACAGGAGTTTCCGTCGAAATTATCGGTCAGGGATTTCGCCCCCACACGCAACACACCGAACGCTATGCCTATCCCTCCGATGACCTGCCATTATTGATTTTCACGGATACGGTGGGACTGGGAGACAGCGATCGCGCGACCCCTGCCATTATTGAAGAATTATCGGCGGATTTGCAACGGGAAACCGATTGCGCCAGAATTTTAATTCTCACCGTCAAAATCAACGATTTCGCCACGGAATCTCTGCGACAAATTACCCAGCAATTGCGCAAAACCTACCCCAATCTCCCTTGTTTGCTCGCCGTCACCTGCTTGCACGAGATGTATTCCCCCGATACCGAGGATCATCCCGACTATCCGCCCCAAGACGCAGAAATTGAGCGTGCCTTCAGCGCCCTCCAAGAATCTTTTGAAGGACTGTGCGATCGCGCGGTGTTAATTGACTTCACCCTCGAAGAAGATGGCTACACGCCCGTATTTTACGGCTTAGAAGCGCTCGTTGATGCCCTAGCAGACCTACTCCCCGAAGCGGAAGCCCGCACCATTTACCAACTCTTAGATCGAGAAGCCAGCGAGCAATTAGGCAACCTTTACCGGGATGTGGGGCGGCGATATATTTTATCCTTTTCGGTGATTGCCGCGACCTTCGCAGCCGTTCCCCTGCCCTTTGCAACGATGCCCGTTTTGACTGCCGTGCAAGTCTCTTTAGTGGGATTATTGGGGAAATTGTATGGGCAAACCCTCACCCCATCCCAAGCAGGAGGCGTTGCCAGCGCGATCGCGGGGGGATTTCTCGCCCAAGCCATTGGACGGGAGTTAATCAAATTCGTCCCCGGTTTCGGTAGCGCGATCGCGGCATCCTGGGCAGCGGCGTACACTTGGGCATTAGGAGAAGGAGCCTGCGTGTATTTCGGCGATCTCATGGGAGGGAAAAAACCCGACCCCAAAAAAATTCAGTTGGCGATGAAAGATGCCTTTGCTGAGGCAAAAGAACGGTTTAAAGGAATCAAATAA
- a CDS encoding DUF2301 domain-containing membrane protein, whose amino-acid sequence MVSTSSQSEPIIYEGQFGEFTITDRDRQDVKIYRGGLFVAAVAFALGSFLLLFWGPTPLVLASLTPLFALFSCGLAVSLLKIHIYLVPLHRLLQLFLLVGTIAALVLAVQSNEPLALFVYRHPLSILGIGFTFAALTGIYFKEAFCFNRLETKVLTPLVPLLLLGHLFGFLPLATKQIFMGVWGVLFLVFALRKVIQPIPPDIGDKSVFAYLKEQKKRTPQTTSG is encoded by the coding sequence ATGGTTAGCACATCATCGCAGTCCGAACCCATTATTTACGAAGGTCAATTTGGCGAATTTACGATTACCGATCGCGATCGCCAAGATGTAAAAATTTATCGCGGCGGTTTATTCGTTGCTGCTGTCGCCTTTGCTCTGGGCAGTTTTCTCCTCCTTTTTTGGGGTCCCACGCCCTTGGTTTTGGCAAGCCTTACGCCGCTTTTTGCTCTCTTTTCCTGCGGTTTAGCGGTCAGCTTACTCAAAATTCATATTTATTTAGTCCCTCTCCATCGATTGCTGCAACTCTTTTTGCTGGTGGGAACGATTGCTGCACTGGTTTTAGCCGTACAAAGCAACGAACCCCTGGCACTTTTTGTTTATCGCCATCCCCTTTCCATTTTAGGAATCGGTTTTACTTTTGCCGCACTGACGGGAATCTATTTTAAAGAAGCATTCTGTTTCAATCGTTTAGAAACCAAGGTCTTAACGCCTCTGGTTCCACTTCTGCTGCTGGGTCATTTGTTTGGGTTTCTCCCTCTTGCTACGAAGCAAATTTTTATGGGAGTTTGGGGCGTTTTATTTCTAGTTTTTGCCCTGCGCAAAGTGATTCAACCCATTCCTCCAGATATTGGTGATAAATCAGTTTTTGCTTATTTAAAAGAGCAGAAAAAAAGAACTCCGCAGACGACATCCGGTTGA
- the era gene encoding GTPase Era — MIDNCLSIPIAPEGFKSGFIGIIGRPNVGKSTLMNYLVGQKIAITSPVAQTTRNRLRGILTTPEAQIIFVDTPGIHKPHHELGKVLVQTARNAISAVDLVLFVVDGSTEAGGGDRFILDLLASSKTPAILGLNKSDRKPLDSEAIDLSYARLIDSHDLSAIAFSALTGEGLESLQNLLVERLEPGPYYYPPDLVTDQPERFIMGELIREQILLLTRQEVPHSVAIAIEKVEELPNITNVYASINVERNSQKGILIGKGGSMLKTIGSEARQQIQKLIAGKVYLDLFVKVEPKWRQSRMQLAELGYRVEE, encoded by the coding sequence ATGATTGATAACTGTTTAAGCATTCCCATTGCTCCCGAAGGGTTCAAATCCGGATTTATCGGAATTATCGGACGACCCAATGTGGGAAAGTCCACTTTAATGAATTATCTCGTGGGGCAAAAAATTGCCATCACCTCCCCTGTCGCCCAAACAACGCGCAATCGGTTGCGGGGAATCCTCACTACCCCAGAAGCCCAAATTATTTTTGTCGATACCCCCGGCATTCATAAACCCCATCACGAACTCGGTAAAGTCTTAGTGCAAACGGCGCGTAACGCTATTTCTGCGGTCGATTTGGTGCTGTTTGTGGTTGACGGTTCCACTGAAGCGGGCGGGGGGGATCGTTTTATCCTCGATCTTCTGGCATCCTCAAAAACTCCTGCCATTCTGGGGTTGAATAAATCAGATCGAAAACCCTTAGATTCAGAAGCGATCGATTTGAGTTATGCTCGACTGATCGATTCCCATGACTTAAGCGCGATCGCGTTTTCTGCTCTGACTGGCGAAGGTTTAGAGTCTTTGCAAAACCTCCTTGTCGAACGGCTCGAACCGGGTCCCTATTACTATCCGCCCGATTTAGTGACAGACCAACCCGAACGCTTCATTATGGGAGAATTAATTCGGGAACAAATCCTTTTACTCACGCGGCAAGAAGTTCCTCACTCTGTCGCCATCGCGATCGAAAAAGTGGAAGAGCTGCCGAATATTACGAATGTTTACGCGAGTATCAACGTCGAGCGCAACTCCCAAAAAGGGATCTTGATTGGGAAAGGGGGCAGTATGCTCAAAACCATTGGTTCTGAGGCTCGCCAACAAATTCAAAAACTGATTGCAGGTAAAGTTTATTTGGATTTATTTGTTAAAGTCGAACCCAAATGGCGGCAATCGCGAATGCAACTTGCAGAATTAGGGTATCGCGTGGAAGAGTAA